CTCACCTCGCGGCTCTACGGCCGCAGCTTTATCGTTTCCCCAGACCTATCGACATGCGCTAATTTAGTCAATGCTAAACAATGGAAAGCGCAGTAGTGTGATATATGGAGTTCCCATACGCACTCTACCTGATCGGGACATCAAGTCATGAGAGCAGTTGCGGTTGCCGCAAGAAATAAGTCCGGCGGGATCAATGCTGCCGATGTGGCGGCATTGAAAATGCTGGCAAAACAGGCCGGCGAGGCGTCGCGGCTGTTGAAGCTGCTGGGCAATGAAAAGCGGCTGTTGATCCTCTGTTTTCTCGCCGCGCGCGGTGAGATGACGGTGGGGGAACTGGTCGATGTGGCGAAGCTAAGCCAGTCCGCGCTGTCGCAGCATCTGGCGCGGCTGCGCGCCGACGGGCTGGTGACGTTCCGCCGGACGTCGCAGACGCTGCACTACAGCGTCGTCGACAAGCGGGCGCTGCGCGTGCTGCAGGTGCTCAAGGAGATCTTCTGCGGGACCATCAAATGAAACGGCTGTTGGCAGCGGCGTGGATCGCCGCATGCATGGTCTCGGCCTCAGGCGCGCAGACCGCGCCGCCCTATCCGCCGATCACTCTCCCGCTGAAGCTCGATCAGGTGCCGGGCAAGCCGGTCTGGTACTCGACCGGCAATCCCGGCATTCCCGGCAAGGACAATGAAGGCAACACCTCCAATGCCGGATTTGTCGTCACCTCCGACGGTGTCGTGGTGTTCGACGCGCTGGGAACCCCGAGTCTCGGATGGGCGCTGCTGCAGCAAATCCGCAAACTCACGGACAAGAAAATCCGCTACGTGGTCACGAGCCACTATCACGCCGATCACATCTATGGACTGCAGGCGTTCCGCGATCATACCGATGCGCTGATCATCGCGCAGGAACGCTCCGGCGAATACAAGGACAATGAAGGGATCGCCGACGAGAAGGCGAGCCAGCGTCTCGATCAGCGGCGCGGCGCGCTGTTTCCCTGGGTCGACGGCAATACCCGCGTGGTGCCGCCGGACATTGCTTTCAGGGAGCGCATGACGATCGTGCTCGGCGACCGGCGGCTGACGCTGCTGTTTGCCGGGCCGGCGCATTCCTCCAGCGACATGATGATGATGGTCGAACCGGACGGCGTGCTGTTCGCCGGCGATATCGTGCAGAACAGCCGCATCCCCTTCATGAACAGCGACGACGTCTCCACCGCGCAATGGCTGGATGCGCTCGGCGAAGTCGAAAAACTCGACCCGAAATTCATCATTCCCGGTCACGGCAGTCCGTCGACCGGGGCGAAGCAGGCCATCGCCTTCACCCGGGATTACATTCAATATCTACGCAAAACGATGGCCGCGGCCGTGCAAAACTGGACCGATTTCGACGCCGCCTACAGCCAGACGGACTGGTCGAAATACCGGGACATGCCGGCCTTTGCCAGCAACAATCGCGGCAATGCCTACCGGATTTTCCTGGAACTGGAGCAATCCCAGTTCAAAGCTGATAAGCCTTGATCCGGACCGGTTTGGATCAAGGCGTGAAGCGATATGGCTGAGTATGTCGTGGAATTCGGCAGGGATGGCCGGCCGGTCGAGCCGGACGGCCGGCTCGACGCGGCGGCGTTTCACCGCAATCATCAGGCGATTCGCACCGTGTTGCAGCGGTTCCTCGCCGGGAAATCCGGCGACGTGCTGGAGGCCGGCAGCGGCACCGGCCAGCATGTGGTGGATTTCGCCCGGCATTTTCCCGACATCGTGTGGTGGCCGAGCGATTTCAACGAGCAGCATCTGAAAAGCATTGCCGCGTGGCGGGCGCATGCGGCGTTGGCGAATATCCGCCCGCCGCTGCGGATCGATTTATCCGATCCCGACTGGTGCCCCGAGTTGCACGACGGACGCGGGCCGGGAAAATTACTCGCGGTGTTCTGCGCCAATGTGATCCACATCGCGCCGTGGCGGGTGGCCGAGGGACTGTTCGCAGGGGCGGCGCGCTACCTTCGAGAGGACGGATGGCTGTTGCTCTACGGCCCGTTCAAGCGTGGCGGCAAACACACCGCGCTCAGCAATGCCATATTCGACACCAGTCTTCGCGAAGGCAATGCCGAATGGGGCGTGCGCGATCTCGGCGACCTGGAAAAGCTGGCGGCAAGCGTCGGCCTCGCCCTGATCGAAATCGCCGAGATGCCCGCCAATAATCTGGTGCTGGCGTTCGGGCGCGCGAAAGCCTGAGCAACGATGCATAGCGTGCGCCCGTTTGCATCGGTTGATTGAGCGGACGCCCCCCTCCATAGTAACGGAAATTAATGACGCCGGAATCGATCCGGCCGCATGAAGGCGGAAATTCCGGATGATCGACGTAACTGCAGCCGAGGAAATTGCCGATGACGCCCGCGCGCGATCCAACGTGGCGCGGCTGGCGGCGGCGCAGGCGCTGACCGGGGCCAATTCGGCTGTCATCTTCGCCACCGGCTCGATCGTCGGCGCAACGCTGGCGCCCGATATCTCGCTCGCGACCGTGCCGCTCTCGATGTATGTGGTCGGGCTCGCGGCCGGCACCTTGCCGACCGGCGCGATCTCGCGGGCCTATGGCCGCCGCACAGCCTTCATCATCGGCACCGGCTGCGGCATGCTGACCGGCCTGCTCGGCGCCTTCGCCATCCTGCGCGGCTCGTTCGCGCTGTTCTGCCTCGCCACTTTCCTCGGCGGCCTCTACGGCGCGGTGTCGCAGTCCTACCGCTTTGCCGCCGCCGACGGCGCCAGTGCTGCGTTTCGTCCCAAGGCGGTGTCGTGGGTGATGGCCGGCGGCGTGTTCGCCGGCGTGCTCGGCCCGCAGCTCGTGCAGTGGACGATGGATATCTGGCCGCCCTATCTGTTCGCCTTCAGCTTCATGGTGCAGGCGGCGGTGGCGCTGGTGGCAATGGCGATCCTGGCGGGCGTCGATGCGCCGAAGCCGGCCTCGTCCGATCTGCATGGCGGCCGGCCCTTGCTGGAGATCGCGCGGCAGCCGCGGTTCATCGCCGCGGCCCTTTGCGGCATCGTCTCCTATCCCATGATGAATCTGGTGATGACCTCGGCGCCGCTGGCGATGCAGATGTGCGGGTTGAGCGTCAGCGATTCCAATTTCGGCATTCAATGGCATATCGTCGCGATGTACGGGCCGAGCTTCTTTACCGGCTCGCTGATCGCGCGCTTCGGCGCGCCGAAGATCGTCGCGGTCGGGCTGATACTGGAAGGCGCCGCTTCGGCGATCGGGTTGTCCGGCATCACCGCGATGCATTTCTGGGTCACGCTGATCGTGCTCGGCGTCGGCTGGAACCTCTCCTTCGTCGGCGCCTCCGCGCTGGTGCTGGAGACGCACCGGCCGCAGGAGCGCAACAAGGTTCAGGCGTTCAACGATTTCCTGGTGTTCGGGATGATGGCGGTGGGATCGTTTGCATCGGGCCAGTTGCTGGCGAATTACGGCTGGTCTGCGGTCAACATGGTGGTGTTTCCGCCGGTGCTGCTGGGATTGGCGGTGCTGGCCTTCGCATCGTTCGTCAGGCGGCGAAGGCCGCGGACCGTGCCGGGACTTCCCGATCCGGGTATTTGACCGGCTATTGCCTTTGCTGGCCGGAAAGCGTTGGAGGTTTCATGCCGTCGCGTGCCCGTGTCGATGAATTCATTGCGGTGGTTGAATCCGGCGACCATGCCGGCGCCATCGAGCGCTATTATACCGAGGACGCCAGCATCCAGGAAAACGCCGCGCCGCCGCGCGTCGGCCGCGACCTGCTGGTCGGCCACGAGCGCGGCGTGCTGGCGCGGATGTCGCACGTCTATTCCAAGGCGGTATCGTCGGTCGTCGAAGGCGACAACGTCGCCATCCACTGGATCTTCGAGCTGACCGACAAGTCCGGAAAAGTGCTCCGGGTCGACGAGGTCGCGTTGCAGCAGTGGCGCGGCGACAGGATTTTCCGCGAGCGGTTCTTCTACGATCCGTCGAAACCGAAGACCTGATGACAACTGCTGACACTTCGTCGGCGATCGAAGCCTTGGTCTTGCCGATCTGCTAGTTGTTGTCGTCATGCCCGGCCTCATGCCGGGCATCCACGTCTTTCTTCCCAGCAAGCATCAAGACGTTGATGGCCGGGACGAGCCCGGCCATGACGGAAACGAGAGACGGGCATTGAACGCTCCCGAGCAAACATCCATCGACGAAACCTCGGCGCGCTACGAGGGCTGGCGGATCGTCGCGGTCTGCTTTCTGGTGGCGACGTTCGGCTGGGGGCTCGGCTTCTATGGCCAGAGCGTCTATGTCGCCGAGCTGCATCGGCTGCACGGCTGGCCGGCGTCGCTGATCTCAGGCGGTACCACCTTCTTTTATCTGTTCGGCGCGCTGCTGGTTGTCTTCGTCAGCGAGGCGATCCGGTCCGTCGGTCCGCGCAACTGCCTGCTCGCGGGGATTTTTGCACTTGCCGCGGCCGCGGTCCTGATCGGCCAAGTGACAAAACCCTGGCAGCTCTATGCCGCCAATGCGGTGCTGGCATTCGGCTGGGCCGGCACCAGCCTCGGCATCATCACCAACACGCTCGGGCTCTGGTTCGACAGGAAGCGCGGCATGGCGATCAGCCTGGCGCTGAATGGCGCCAGCTTCGGCGGCATCGCTGGCGTGCCGCTGCTGGTGGCCGCGATCGGCAGTTTCGGATTTCCCGGCGCGATGGTGGTTGCCGCGATTGCGATGGTCGTGCTGATGGTTCCCGTCATTCTCGTCTTCGTCGGACGGCCGCCGCTGCACCCGAGTCCCGCAATCGCAGCGGCCCGGGCGGATGCGCCGTCGGCGACGCAGGTGCGGGCGCAAGCCTTGCGCGACGTCGGCTTCCTCTCGGTCTCGGCCTCCTTCGCGCTGGTGCTGTTCGCGCAGGTCGGCTTCATCGTCCACCTGATCTCGTTCCTGGATTCGGTGGTGGGGCGGGAACGCGCGGCGTTCGCGGTTGCGCTGATGACCGCGATGGCGGTGGTCGGCCGGGTGCTGTTCTCCTTCGTGATCGACCGGCTCAACCAGCGGCTGGCCTCGGCGATCTCGTTCGTCAGCCAGGCCGTGGCGCTCGCGATCATCATCAATGTACGGAACGACATCGCGTTGATCGGATCCTGCGCGCTGTTCGGCTTCTCGGTCGGCAACCTGATCACG
The genomic region above belongs to Bradyrhizobium sediminis and contains:
- a CDS encoding DUF938 domain-containing protein, which encodes MAEYVVEFGRDGRPVEPDGRLDAAAFHRNHQAIRTVLQRFLAGKSGDVLEAGSGTGQHVVDFARHFPDIVWWPSDFNEQHLKSIAAWRAHAALANIRPPLRIDLSDPDWCPELHDGRGPGKLLAVFCANVIHIAPWRVAEGLFAGAARYLREDGWLLLYGPFKRGGKHTALSNAIFDTSLREGNAEWGVRDLGDLEKLAASVGLALIEIAEMPANNLVLAFGRAKA
- a CDS encoding MFS transporter; translation: MNAPEQTSIDETSARYEGWRIVAVCFLVATFGWGLGFYGQSVYVAELHRLHGWPASLISGGTTFFYLFGALLVVFVSEAIRSVGPRNCLLAGIFALAAAAVLIGQVTKPWQLYAANAVLAFGWAGTSLGIITNTLGLWFDRKRGMAISLALNGASFGGIAGVPLLVAAIGSFGFPGAMVVAAIAMVVLMVPVILVFVGRPPLHPSPAIAAARADAPSATQVRAQALRDVGFLSVSASFALVLFAQVGFIVHLISFLDSVVGRERAAFAVALMTAMAVVGRVLFSFVIDRLNQRLASAISFVSQAVALAIIINVRNDIALIGSCALFGFSVGNLITLPALIVQREFDPRSFGVLISLITAINQITYAFGPGVIGLLRDASGSYALPFYGCIGLELAAAVLIMIRGWRKLM
- a CDS encoding MFS transporter; the encoded protein is MIDVTAAEEIADDARARSNVARLAAAQALTGANSAVIFATGSIVGATLAPDISLATVPLSMYVVGLAAGTLPTGAISRAYGRRTAFIIGTGCGMLTGLLGAFAILRGSFALFCLATFLGGLYGAVSQSYRFAAADGASAAFRPKAVSWVMAGGVFAGVLGPQLVQWTMDIWPPYLFAFSFMVQAAVALVAMAILAGVDAPKPASSDLHGGRPLLEIARQPRFIAAALCGIVSYPMMNLVMTSAPLAMQMCGLSVSDSNFGIQWHIVAMYGPSFFTGSLIARFGAPKIVAVGLILEGAASAIGLSGITAMHFWVTLIVLGVGWNLSFVGASALVLETHRPQERNKVQAFNDFLVFGMMAVGSFASGQLLANYGWSAVNMVVFPPVLLGLAVLAFASFVRRRRPRTVPGLPDPGI
- a CDS encoding MBL fold metallo-hydrolase — encoded protein: MKRLLAAAWIAACMVSASGAQTAPPYPPITLPLKLDQVPGKPVWYSTGNPGIPGKDNEGNTSNAGFVVTSDGVVVFDALGTPSLGWALLQQIRKLTDKKIRYVVTSHYHADHIYGLQAFRDHTDALIIAQERSGEYKDNEGIADEKASQRLDQRRGALFPWVDGNTRVVPPDIAFRERMTIVLGDRRLTLLFAGPAHSSSDMMMMVEPDGVLFAGDIVQNSRIPFMNSDDVSTAQWLDALGEVEKLDPKFIIPGHGSPSTGAKQAIAFTRDYIQYLRKTMAAAVQNWTDFDAAYSQTDWSKYRDMPAFASNNRGNAYRIFLELEQSQFKADKP
- a CDS encoding ArsR/SmtB family transcription factor — its product is MLAKQAGEASRLLKLLGNEKRLLILCFLAARGEMTVGELVDVAKLSQSALSQHLARLRADGLVTFRRTSQTLHYSVVDKRALRVLQVLKEIFCGTIK
- a CDS encoding nuclear transport factor 2 family protein — protein: MPSRARVDEFIAVVESGDHAGAIERYYTEDASIQENAAPPRVGRDLLVGHERGVLARMSHVYSKAVSSVVEGDNVAIHWIFELTDKSGKVLRVDEVALQQWRGDRIFRERFFYDPSKPKT